One part of the Sesamum indicum cultivar Zhongzhi No. 13 linkage group LG14, S_indicum_v1.0, whole genome shotgun sequence genome encodes these proteins:
- the LOC105176725 gene encoding autophagy-related protein 18f, producing MRNDGQKSGDGGALVPRPGRGNNGIIPNSFKALSSYLRVVSSGASTVASTVRSAASAASSAIVERDGDTYHDQVSWAGFDKLELERGTTRQILLLGFSYGFQVWDVEVADNVCNLVSRHDGPVSFLQLLPKPLATKQSGDNFADNRPLLVICADGSFSGGNNDQEGSGTTCNGSTQQCHGSVNNSCVPTVVWFYSLRSQSYVHLLRFRSVVHLVRCSSRVVAVLQSTQIHCFNAATLEREYTILTNPVPIGCYGSGNIGCGPLAVGPRWMAYSGSQVAISNSGRISPQHLTSSPTFPCPASNGSLVAHYAKESSRQLAAGIVTLGDMGYKKLSRYYSELLPEGNNGRSGTARVKVHDIVNGHSPDADNVGMVIVRDIVSKTVIAQFRAHKSPILSLCFDPSGTLLVTASVQGHNINVFRIMPGNSGGSGAASGSSYVHLYRLQRGLTNAVIQDISFSCDSKWIMISSSRGTSHLFAISPSGGLVNFQSTDAFVSTRGVGPSLTTKPAVRGSPSSGLQVLTQQDICASGPTVTLSAVSRIRNGSNGWRNTVSGAAAAATGWSSSLCGAIASTFHNCKGNDMHGDSSSLNRNYYLLVFSPGSMTQYLLHFPPAYNGMRPGVSVTSESSFGYDARLMVEPIQKWNICQKQNCKERGDNIDTYGENGNPDSSKVYPEKMKCENDVFSDVLGTTTKEKITMEEKHHMHISEAELQMHQNQNPLWARSEIYFQSMLTDGFNIKEEGACGGEIEIERVPTRMLEARSRGLVPVFDYLQTPKSQQGRITDGNNNGQIDPQGSDVSEYGKLAGRSSSGSLDSIANAGIIDDEYSLHDKGQDGLQFTETSGGFVNTNDTPIVNAWVDNVNTRDNSVTESQHRSVHTIDGLKVENQSAEGDEFD from the exons ATGAGGAATGATGGGCAGAAAAGTGGTGATGGTGGAGCACTGGTGCCGCGGCCGGGTAGGGGTAACAACGGGATCATTCCCAACTCGTTTAAGGCTCTCTCGAGTTACCTGAGGGTTGTTTCCTCGGGTGCATCAACTGTGGCCTCCACCGTTAGGTCTGCTGCATCTGCAGCTTCTTCGGCTATTGTGGAGAGGGATGGTGACACCTACCATGATCAG GTTTCCTGGGCTGGATTTGACAAACTAGAACTTGAAAGAGGTACCACACGGCAGATTCTCTTGCTGGGGTTCAGTTATGGATTTCAGGTCTGGGATGTTGAAGTAGCAGACAATGTCTGCAACCTAGTCTCCAGGCATGATGGCCCTGTTTCATTTCTGCAACTGTTGCCAAAACCCTTGGCAACAAAACAATCTGGGGATAACTTTGCGGATAATCGCCCATTGCTGGTTATTTGTGCTGATGGATCCTTCTCTGGAGGTAATAATGATCAGGAGGGATCAGGTACTACTTGTAATGGGTCCACCCAACAATGCCATGGATCAGTTAACAATAGTTGCGTGCCTACagttgtttggttttattccTTGAGATCTCAGTCCTATGTACATCTTTTAAGATTTAGATCAGTTGTTCATTTAGTGCGATGCAGCTCTCGAGTTGTTGCTGTTTTACAGTCGACCCAG ATACATTGTTTTAATGCTGCTACATTAGAAAGAGAATACACGATCCTTACAAATCCAGTGCCAATTGGATGTTATGGATCTGGAAATATAGGCTGTGGACCCCTTGCTGTGGGGCCCCGTTGGATGGCTTATAGCGGCAGTCAAGTTGCAATCTCAAATTCTGGTCGCATAAGCCCACAACATCTTACATCGTCACCTACTTTCCCTTGTCCTGCTTCAAATGGAAGCCTTGTTGCACATTATGCAAAAGAGTCAAGTAGGCAACTTGCTGCTGGTATTGTTACTTTAGGGGACATGGGTTATAAGAAGCTATCGAGGTACTATTCTGAGCTGTTACCTGAAGGTAACAATGGTCGGTCAGGGACTGCTCGTGTGAAGGTACACGATATTGTTAATGGACACTCGCCAGATGCAGACAATGTTGGCATG GTCATTGTGAGAGACATTGTGAGCAAAACTGTGATTGCGCAGTTTAGGGCTCATAAAAGTCCTATTTTATCGTTATGCTTTGATCCCAGCGGTACCCTTTTGGTGACGGCATCGGTTCAGGGCCACAACATAAATGTTTTCCGTATAATGCCTGGAAATTCTGGAGGCTCTGGAGCGGCTTCTGGATCATCTTATGTTCATCTCTACAGGCTGCAACGTGGTCTCACAAACGCT GTTATACAGGACATAAGTTTTAGCTGTGATAGCAAATGGATTATGATTAGTTCCTCGAGAGGGACAAGTCATCTTTTTGCTATTTCTCCATCAGGAGGATTAGTTAATTTTCAGTCAACTGATGCTTTTGTCAGCACAAGAGGTGTTGGACCCAGCTTGACGACAAAGCCTGCAGTTCGTGGGTCACCAAGTTCAGGATTACAGGTGCTGACCCAACAGGATATCTGTGCATCTGGCCCAACAGTTACCCTTTCTGCGGTTAGCCGAATAAGAAATGGAAGTAATGGTTGGAGAAACACAGTAAGTGGTGCAGCTGCAGCCGCAACTGGGTGGTCGAGTTCTCTCTGTGGGGCAATTGCATCAACTTTTCACAACTGCAAAGGCAATGATATGCATGGCGATTCAAGTTCTCTGAACAGAAACTATTACCTGCTTGTTTTTTCTCCTGGCTCTATGACACAATATTTACTGCATTTTCCTCCTGCTTATAATGGTATGAGGCCTGGAGTAAGTGTCACTTCTGAATCCAGTTTTGGCTATGATGCGAGATTAATGGTTGAGCCAATCCAGAAGTGGAATATTTGTCAAAAGCAAAATTGCAAGGAGCGAGGAGACAATATTGATACATATGGAGAAAATGGAAATCCAGATAGCAGTAAAGTATACcctgaaaaaatgaaatgcgAAAATGATGTATTTTCTGATGTGCTCGGTACAactacaaaagaaaagatcacTATGGAAGAAAAGCATCATATGCATATATCTGAAGCAGAGCTCCAAATGCATCAAAACCAGAACCCATTGTGGGCGAGGTCCGAG ATATATTTTCAGTCAATGCTGACTGATGGCTTTAACATAAAAGAAGAAGGTGCTTGTGGGGGAGAGATTGAGATCGAAAGAGTCCCCACTCGAATGCTTGAAGCAAGGTCTAGAGGCTTGGTTCCAGTTTTTGATTATCTTCAAACTCCCAAGTCTCAACAGGGGAG GATTACGGATGGCAACAACAATGGGCAAATTGACCCTCAAGGGTCTGATGTATCTGAGTATGGCAAGCTTGCCGGCAGGAGCAGTTCTGGTTCTCTCGACTCCATTGCCAATGCTGGCATCATAGACGATGAATATAGCCTTCATGACAAAGGACAGGATGGTCTTCAGTTCACTGAAACCAGTGGGGGCTTTGTAAATACTAATGACACCCCAATAGTGAACGCTTGGGTTGACAATGTAAATACTAGAGATAACTCTGTGACGGAGAGCCAACATAGATCTGTACATACTATAGATGGCCTGAAAGTGGAGAATCAATCTGCGGAGGGTGACGAGTTTGACTAA